The Triticum aestivum cultivar Chinese Spring chromosome 4B, IWGSC CS RefSeq v2.1, whole genome shotgun sequence sequence GGATTACAATTCTAtgaaaatcctataaaaatcctatgaatcaaaaaaGGCCTAAAATTAAAGTAGTTGAACCCTTTGCATGGAAAGTGAAGTTGGACCATTTTGACGCACAACAAAATCTTCAATTTCAATTTCATCAAGAAAGTGGCAACCTTTTTATTACATAAGGAGAGGCCATGACGATTAACAACAACGGTAGGGAAAGAAAAACAGTACCGGTGCAAACAAAACACACATACGTGCAGGCAGGCCAGTGGACTTGCACTTGTAAACCCCTGCAgccacaaaaagaaaaaaagaagcaaATTGCGACGAACACAGAACAAGGCATGCATCAGCGCATTCTCAGGTCCAAGCTCGCACTCGATCGCCGTCGATCAGTACCGCGCGTCGCCCGTCCGGCTCTGCTGGTAGTCTCTGTGCTCGCCGTACTGGCTGCGCTGGTAGTTGCTGCCGCCGTCGCTCGCGTCGGCGTACTGGTCGCGCTGGTAGTTGTGGCTGTCGCTGCTGCCGTCGCGCGCCTCGCCGGACCGCGGCTGCTGCTGGTTCTTCGCGGCAGcggcgtcggcgccggcgccgTTGGACGTGGGCGGGCGCTGCAGGCTCTTGACGTAGGTCCAGGCCTCCCGCTGCGAGACCTTGTCCCACCAGCGGCTGACGTTCTTGCGGCGCTGGAACATGCGGCGGGAGCGCGGGTCGGCGGCGAGGCGGTCGGCGTTGGGCAGGTGCGACAGGTCGGCGATGGTGAACTTGTCGCCGGCCAGGTACTCCGCCTCCTCCAGGCGCTGCTCGTAGATGTCCAGCAGCTTCTCCAGCTCCCTCTGGCTCTTCTCGAACAGCTTCCGcatctcctcctccttggccgcccccgccgccgtcacGCGCTTCGCCGACGCGTTCACCACGGCCCTGGTGCCATTACTGCCGTTGCTGTTGccgttgccgtcgccgtcgccgttgttGAGCTTCTGCGGCATGGCAGGCGGCAGGAAGGCGAGGCTGTAGACCATCTGGGCGCTGGGCTCGTCGAAGCTCTGCGCCTCAGTCTGCAGCCACTGCTCGATGGACGCGCGCTCCAGCGCCCCCGTGCCGATCAGGTCTGGGTTGCCCTGCATGGCGTACTTGTGCGAGATGTGCCGCAGGATGCCCCGCGACTCTGCATGGAGCACACATGGCTACCATCATCAGAAACCATCGTGAACCATGCGTCCACCACCATTGCCGACCGCCGCCTAGAGCTTACCGGAGAGGGTGAGGCTGCCGTCCTCGAAGGTGAGCGCCTCGCCGAGGGGCTGGAGCTTGAGGTACTGGGGCATGCGTTTGGGGCCGCGGTAGGCGTCGACGCGGATCAGCTGGAACTCCACGTCCTTCTCGAACAGGCACATGAGCACGCGCGCCACCTCCGCCGACATCGGCGACCCGAACACCTTCACGCTCGCCATTGCGCTGCACTCAACCGGAGTGTGAAGCGAAAGCTCGAGACTATTGGAATGCTGCAAATGTGTGAGCGATGCCTGGTTTGGGTCGCTGTCGTGTGCTTATATAGTTGCCAAAGCAAGGGAACAAAATGCCTTGCTTGTCGAAGGGTAAATCTAAAGCCTGGAAAAATCAAAGGGGAAAAAGAGGTAAAGAGCAAAGGGGTTAAGGTGGGTGGGCGCCAAAGGGAAAGGGGAGGGTTATCTATGTCACTCACAAGATTGTCTGGTGTttcagtgtgtgtgtgtggcaCTGCCATGCATGGCAGCATGGATGCATGATTATAGCCAGTAGCCACAAGCAAAAATGAGTGTGGGCATTGAGCAAGATCTGGAGATTTATCATAAGAGATAAAATGTAAAAGCAGAGTTCAAATACATACGGCTTATGTATGAAGATTGGAGTGTAAAGTGCACCCTTTGATCTTACCATACGTGCTAACCTCTTAACAAGCACTAATAGAGATGATGGAAGTACTAGGGGCGGATGAAAATATCACGGTGCCACGTGCATGTAAGATCAGAATATCATGACATGACAGATACAAACCCAGTTAAGCAAGCAAGAGACAAAAGATAAGGACCAGTACCAATATTCATTCaggggaaaagaaaagaaaatggacTGCCAATAAAACTTACAGCGTCCTTGCTCATATACCGTGGAGAGATATGTATTACCAATTTACTGATAAAAAAACTAATTCATGTAAGGACTAAACAAAAACAGTTTTGCCAAGTCTCAGTCGACTTagacttcgttatgtctcagtcCATACTATATTACTTTGATCTTGCATTAGATTAGTACAAAAAATTCTTTcagcttttctttcttctttctataTGCTATATtacttgactgagacttggttaagtcttagTCGACAAAATGCTCCTAAAACCTTTGGGAATAGTCATCCGAGGGAAACTCATTTCTAATGGATCCACCTAGCGGAGTGGCTATACATCCCCATGCATTTGAGTTATATTTGTGTCTTCTTTTTTATCGTTATTTGACAGCATGTGTATGTTGTGGACATTTGACGGCACAGTTTCTTTGGTGCTTTGTCCGTGATGCTCTGGGGCCCGACTGAGAGGCCCCGGACATGGTCTGATTATTTGAAACTCGGGCCAACCAGAACGGGAGGAGGAGACAACCATGGGCCATGTCGACCACGCGCAACAAGATGATTATGGAGCGGGTCTTTCGTAGGCTGGCCCCTGACTCCACCTTCAAATTGCTCGCATTATTGCACCACTGGCACCCGTAATCTAGACAGAGGGGTCGCGACCGGCTTGGCTGCATGATGGACGAGATGACTGATAATGCGCGCTAACTTATTCGTCACAGAGCTCCTGAGCTCCAGGACACTTGGTGGtcatttccctttttttcttttaagTTTTTTGAGCGTGTTTGTGCTGATGCCCCAGCAGACTCTGTTATTTCCTTTGCTGCAATTGAACTTGTTGTATAGATgtggtggttgctttatttataaaggggAGCGAAAACCTGTTTCGAGAGTGTTGTGAACACCACCaacggtctctctctctctctctctctctctctctctctcacacacacacacacacacacacacacacacacacacacacacatgcacgcacgcgcgcgcacacacacacaattgcGTCGCCAAACCTTTAGTAACGTGCAAAATAATCtttgaaacaagttcatttgtGTTACAAAAAAGTCAAAATATTTTTCTCTGGGCagttttcaattttttgttcatgaATGTTCCATTACTTCAGTGACATTTTCAGGAaagtaatatcttttattcatgcgtAATTAACATGTTATTACGTCACTAAGGATCTTACTCTAGTTATTACGTATAATTAGCACGAAAATCAAAGTCAAATAACATGAATTTTAAAAGGAGGTATAATTAGCATGTTATTATGTCAAATCAAAGTCAAACAACATGAACATGTATAATTAGCATGTTATTATGTTACTAAAGATCTTACTCTTGTTTTCTGTGCTATCAATTTGAAAGGAGGTCCATTTTAATTTGTAAAATGCATGTATTTTTGGCTCTTAAACTAAGACAAAAGGAACAAAAAATCCAATTTTTCTTTGCtacattcctttgaaccaaaggcTTGAATAATACAACTGTAGAAATTTTTTTTATTCCTATGTAATTTCTTCACTTTTCCTTTGAAACACACGAGGACTTGATTGACTAGTATCCCTAGATATGCCATTGGAAGAGTTTGCGCGTACTACATGATCAGTCGTCCAAATAGCATCCAATTATAGCCACCCACAAGTGTTGcaaatatttttggtcattggttggacgatATTCCAAATAGGGTGAGTACGTTATTACGGATGGAAGTGTATGGCTTAGTATgatcgctttggctatgtagaaatggtTTGAATTCTAATAGCATAGACTCTTCTCGTTTGCAGGGTTTTTTCAGTTGTACGCACTCGCTTCTTATGTGGTCTACGCTACACCAAACGGAGTAACAACCGCTATTCAAGGCGGTGAATATGCGATTGGACTGGGTGGCCAAGGAGGTTATTACCCAACGTGGGAGGCAGTATAATCTCCGGATCGGTCTACCACCTTCTTCGAAATAGATACATGCCGGTCCTATAACATGATATGTCGGGTTTTTTTGTCAGACATTCAATGTTTAGTTGTGTGCATGTTAGTTATGCAGAGGTTGGGGTTACTCATCATGCTTTATGTCCGTTTGATACTATATTGTAAGTTAAAAAAAACATCCTTTATCAAACAAAACAAGTAAAAATGTTTCTATATGCGCAATTTGAGATTTCTTGCGCTCATTGGGTCACTGTCATCAACATATGTCATTTGCGTATTAATGCCTTCATCTACAAAGTAGGCTCTTGCCAAACCAAGTCACATGTAAGACAAACGAGCAAGAAGGCTCGATTGGGAACAATTTATTTGCTGAACTGAAAGCAACTGATACAACCCCTTGGAACTTGGAAGGACAATGGTGTTGCAATAATGGAAGACATTACGAGAGACACCGCGCGCTTTAGGGCTTCACATTATTTTAGCCAACACGACAACGAACGAACGAACGTAGACGAGAGGGACCTTGACGACGGAGACATCACGGTATGAAGCCCGATGGAAGATTCGTGCATGCTGCCGATCGATGACAGACGACGATGGAGATCGCCGATCACTCGAAGGTGCCGGGGTGCTCGTGCTGCATCTTGACCACCTGCTGCCACGAGGGGCGGCTGGAGATGGCGTCGTACCACCTGGCCACGTGCCTCTTGGAGGTGAAGAGCTTCCGGCCCCGCTGGGAGCCGGCGATGTAGTGGGAGGCCGGCAGGTGGGAGAGGTCGGCGAGCGTgaactcgtcgccggcgaggtaCTGGTTCTTGGCGAGGATCTCGTCGTAGACTCCGATCATCTGCTGCAGCTTCCGCTCGTTCTCCGCGATGCGGGCCTCGTCGGGGAGCATGTTGAGCTGCGGCGCGAAGGCCAGGTGGAAGACGAGCTCCGAGCTCGGCGCGTCGAAGCTCTGGGCCTCCGCCTGCAGCCACTGCTCGATGGACGCGCGCTCCAGCGACCCCGTGCCGTAGATCCCGCGGTTGCCGTCCTCCGGGAACTGGGTGCACAGGTACCGGCATATCGCCCTTGAATCTGCATGCcaccagaagagaagagaagaatcacatCGTGTAATTAAATTCTCCGATCAAGTGGCCGGTGTGCTGTTTTGTTCAGAATTGAACTCCGCTTCTTACCAACAAGGGTCTTGTCACCATGCTTGAAGGTCACCTGCCCGGTAGGATCCTGCAGACCGAGACGACAGGCGATCCACAACGGTGAGAGTGAGATTATACATGATCAAACCCAAATTATCTGATTAAGAAAGTGCACCATGGATTGCAATGGCAGGGATGATATATACGCACCCTTAGCTTGATGAACTCGGGCAGCTTGTGCTCCCTCTTGAAGGTGTCGATGCGGACGAGCTCGAACTCAAGGTTCTTCTCGAAGAGGCAGGTGAGCACCCGGGCCACGTCAGTCGACGCCGGCTGCCCGAACACCTGGAGACCGGCCGCCATTGCTTCAAATTCTTGGTGAGAGACCGATCACTGGCTTCGATCGATGTGCAGGCCGGTGATCAGTGAGCGAGTGAGTGAAGCGACTGACTGCTGATGGAGACCATAGGATCCATGGCCAGGCGTTTTATAGCTAGCGATGAGCCAGCAAATATGCTTGCCTTGCCGCAGAGGATTACCAGCGAAAGCGAAAGCTGCCAAAGGTAAAGAGGAGAGCCCATACGGCCGGCAGGATTCTTTTGGAGGTGCCATGCATCTTGTTTCCAGCAAGGAACAAACTTTTACGGTACCCTGCAATGAATATGAGCCGTCTATTCTTGAAATCAGTGAGTGGTGGTCGGTGTATACTGCTCAACTGGGCGACTACCATCGCAAGCGGTACCGGTGACACCGGACGCTCCGCGTGCAGCAGTATACTTGTTGTGAGGGTAATTTAAGGAGAGAAAAACTAGCCGGCTCTCGACCAATCGAACCTGTTAGTTCGCTTCCCTTTTCATGCTGCCGCATGCATGCGCCCGCAGGCTAGGATTCAGGCGGCCGTGTCAGGAACCTGACCTTGGGCAGTGCTAATGACTTTAGTCTCACCTCGAATATAAGAGGAGGCTAGGAGCTCCTTACAAGGAAGAGTGCCACACTTTCTTCAGGCCGGTCTTTTGGGATGTAGTGGACTCTCTGCTTGTAGTGGAGTGTCCGATGCACCGGAAATGTCCGAACATATGCCGACGGACTGGGAGCTGGGCCTAGACtgctaacaagtggtatcagagctgggCCCCACGCCACCCTAGGGGCTTCCCTAGGGGGTGGGGTGTCAGGAACCTGACCTTGGGCGGTACTAGTGACTTTAGTCCCACCTCAGATATGGGAGGAGGCTAGGAGCTCCTTACAAAGGAGAGTGCCACACTCCCTTCAGGCCGGTCTTTTGGGATGTAGTAGGCTCTCCGCTTGTAGTGGAGTGTCCGATGCGCACCGGAAACGTCCGAACATATGCCGACGGACCGGAAGCTGGGCCTAGGCTGCTAACAAGCCGCCTCGTCGCCTTCACACTGTCGGCCGTGCTTGTGGAATGAAGCTGCTACGCCACCGGCCATGCTCGTCGACCGTGGCACGCGCTCACGGCCTAACTGGTCTTGATGAGGATTCCTCTTCCTCCCTTCCTCTGTGCCGGCGACCACCGTGG is a genomic window containing:
- the LOC123089438 gene encoding glutathione S-transferase F8, chloroplastic translates to MAAGLQVFGQPASTDVARVLTCLFEKNLEFELVRIDTFKREHKLPEFIKLRDPTGQVTFKHGDKTLVDSRAICRYLCTQFPEDGNRGIYGTGSLERASIEQWLQAEAQSFDAPSSELVFHLAFAPQLNMLPDEARIAENERKLQQMIGVYDEILAKNQYLAGDEFTLADLSHLPASHYIAGSQRGRKLFTSKRHVARWYDAISSRPSWQQVVKMQHEHPGTFE
- the LOC123089437 gene encoding glutathione S-transferase F10, which produces MASVKVFGSPMSAEVARVLMCLFEKDVEFQLIRVDAYRGPKRMPQYLKLQPLGEALTFEDGSLTLSESRGILRHISHKYAMQGNPDLIGTGALERASIEQWLQTEAQSFDEPSAQMVYSLAFLPPAMPQKLNNGDGDGNGNSNGSNGTRAVVNASAKRVTAAGAAKEEEMRKLFEKSQRELEKLLDIYEQRLEEAEYLAGDKFTIADLSHLPNADRLAADPRSRRMFQRRKNVSRWWDKVSQREAWTYVKSLQRPPTSNGAGADAAAAKNQQQPRSGEARDGSSDSHNYQRDQYADASDGGSNYQRSQYGEHRDYQQSRTGDARY